CGAACGGCCGCGCTACTCGGCTCCTGCCGGTTCGCTCCGCTGTGACCTCACAGATGATTGCCGGGCGAAGCTGAGGATTTGATGAGGGCGGCCCGGGCCGCACATCGGGCTATCCTGACCGCCGTGCGAGTACTGGTGGCCGAAGACGACGATGACCTGCGGTTTGCCGTGTCCGCAGCACTGCGCAGCGAGGGGCTGGCCGTCGACGAGGTGGCCGATCTGCCGGCCGCCGACGAGGCGTTGTTCGTCACCGAATACGACTGCGCGGTGTTCGACCGGATGCTGCCCTCCGGGGACGCCGTCGAGTACGTGCGCGAGCTGCGCCGAGCCGGGCGGACCGTCCCGGTGCTGTTCCTCACCGCCCGGGACACGGTCGCCGACCGGGTCGAGGGGTTCGCCGTCGGCGGCGACGACTACCTGGTCAAACCGTTCGCGGTGCCCGAGCTGGCGGCCCGGGTGCACAGCCTGTGCCGACGGGCGGCCACCGTCCGGCCCCCGGTGCAGCGGTTCGCCGACCTGGAGATCGACACCGCCCGCCGCCAGGTGCACCGGGACGGCGTGCTGTTGATGCTGACCCGCAAGGAGTTCGCCGTACTGGAGTTGCTCGCGGCCCGGGCGGACCAGGCCGTACCCCGCGCCGACCTGATCGAGAAATGCTGGGACGAGATGACCGAGCCGAACTCCAACGTCGTCGAGGTGCTGGTCTCCCAGCTGCGCCGCAAGCTCGGCGACCCGCCGCTGATCCACACGGTCCGCGGGGTGGGCTACCGACTGGCGCCGCCCGGCAGCGGCGTCGGCGGCCGAGGATGACGGCAGCGGCCCGGATCCGGCGGCTGCGCCGGCGACTCACCGCACTGTTCTCTCTCACCAGCGCGATCGGACTGATCGGCCTGGCGGCGTTCGCCATCCACACCGACGACAACTCCTGGAGCGACCGGCTCGACGACGCGCTCACCCTGCAGACCCGCCAGGCGACCCTGCTCCTGAGCTTCGACGACAACGGCCGGCTCGACACGCAGTACCTGCAGGACGGGACGGAGACCGACTGCCCGCCGGTGACCGTGGTGACCGGCACGGCCGACCAGCCCACCGTCTCATACACCCCGCGCAAGCCCTGCATCCGAGCCCACACCGAGGACCTGGAAGCGGTGGCCGCGGAAGCGATGCGGGAGGGATCGGCCGTCGTGGTCGACGCACGCAGCGACAACGGCCACCGGATCCGGCTACTCGCCGAGCCCTACGCGGGAGCCAACGGCCAGTCGACGGCCGGCGCGGTGGTCGCAGCCGACGACACCACCGGTGACCGGGCCGCGCACCGCAAACTGGCTCTGCTCCTGGTGGCCGGCTGTGCGGTCCTGGTTGCCCTGTCCGCCGTGGCCGGGCACCTGCTCTCCGGGCGGGCGATCCGGCCGGCGCTGACAGCGCTGCAACAACAGGAGGAGTTCCTCGCCGACGCCGCCCACGACCTGCGCACACCCACCGCATCGCTACGCGGCCTCGCGGAGACCGCGCTGCGCGACGACGAGCACCGCACCGCCGCGCTCGAACGGACCGTGCGCCTGGCGTCCCGGATGGGCGACCTGATCGACGGCCTGCTCACCCGGGCCCGGCTGATGGCCGGTGTCGGCACCCTGGCCAGCCAGCCGCTACGCCTGGACCAGCTCGTCGAGGTGGTCGTCGACGACGTCGAAACCGGCGAGCACCACGTGAGCGTCCACACCGAACCGGTCGTCGTGGTCGCCGATCCCGACCTGCTCCGGCGGGCGGTGGCCAACCTGCTCGGCAACGCGCTCCTCCACGGCCATGCCCCGGGCCTGCCCGCAGAAGTCGACGTCACCGTGGCCGCCGACGGAACGGTGACCATCGACGACGCCGGACCCGGCATCCCCCCGGCTCTCGCCGACTCCCTCTTCCAGCGCTTCCACAGCGGCTCCGGCTCCACCGGCCTCGGGCTGTCCATCGCCTCCTGGGTCGCCCACGCCCACAGCGGCACCCTCGACGTCGGCACCAACCCGCGCGGCGGCGCCCGCTTCACCCTCCGCCTCCCACCCCGGACGAAGTAGGCCAACCCCCGGCGATGCGCACGCCCACGATCGGTGCGCCGCCCCATCGACATGAGTGTGCGGTGCCGCTCGAGAAGCCGGGCCGCAGCGGCAGCCTGCCGCACGGGGCGGCCAATGGACGAACGCGACTGGAACCGCTGCCCTGTTGGACAGTTGTCACGACTGGAGCCCTGTCCGTCCGGGCATACCGTCGATACCGCCGCTGGCGGGTCCGGCTGGGGCCGGTGGTCGGCGCCGGTCGTGCATGCTTTCGTCGCTCCTGATGTCCACCCCCCCAGAGTGCAAGCAGGTGGTGAACGAGCCTGCTCAGGTCGTCTCGACTCACCTGCTGATGGACTTCCTCGCGGGAAGGCCTCTGGTTGATCTTGTGAACCGAACAGCTGCCGGCATGTCTGTTCCTGGAACCCAGCCGTGGCCGGCGGGATCCTTGCCGCGCGAGCAAGTGAGGCTGGGCGTGTGACAACCCGTGACACGGTTTCAGGTAGCAACAGCAGAAGCCCTACCTCACCGAGGTGAAGTTCGAAGTGGGATTTTCGGATCTCACCTTCGCCGTTTCAGCGCACGTGCCACGCGCGGGAGTTCTTCGTGGAGCAGCCGGCCGGTCAGTGCGCCGCCGTACACGACGGCGCCGACGCCGACGAGCCAGGACTGGATGACCAAGACGGTGCCGATCGGTCCGTAGGCGAGGGTGTTGGTGGCGATCAGCGGCGAGAAGACGAGCCGGGAGAAGAGTCTCAGGCCGAGCAGCCCGACGGTCGTGGCCACGGCGCCGGGCAGCAGGGCGCTCCATCGGACCCGTCCGCCGAGCAGCAACCGCTGTGACCACCAGAGGAACAGGGTGGCGCTCAGCACTGCGGCGAGGCCGCCGGCCGGGGTCTGCCGCCACAGGGTTGTGGTGGCGGACAGGAGGAGGAGCCCGATGAGGGCGGCGAGCCACACGAGGTGCCGCCACCTGGCCCACCAGCGGGCCGGTGGTAGGCCCCAGACCTTCTCGTAGGTGGTCTGCACCGCCGCCCCGAAA
The genomic region above belongs to Streptomyces sp. 1331.2 and contains:
- a CDS encoding YhjD/YihY/BrkB family envelope integrity protein, whose product is MPMQSPDAEGRPSLFGRLRRIVRRSPAGRGWRQGSTLELWQRSLGFAALGFLTLVPLLIVISAADPAHGQGFAQWLGEGLGVSAPSRKKVEQLIALPGQTLRTTTAFSLAALAVFGLSFGAAVQTTYEKVWGLPPARWWARWRHLVWLAALIGLLLLSATTTLWRQTPAGGLAAVLSATLFLWWSQRLLLGGRVRWSALLPGAVATTVGLLGLRLFSRLVFSPLIATNTLAYGPIGTVLVIQSWLVGVGAVVYGGALTGRLLHEELPRVARALKRRR
- a CDS encoding response regulator transcription factor, which encodes MRVLVAEDDDDLRFAVSAALRSEGLAVDEVADLPAADEALFVTEYDCAVFDRMLPSGDAVEYVRELRRAGRTVPVLFLTARDTVADRVEGFAVGGDDYLVKPFAVPELAARVHSLCRRAATVRPPVQRFADLEIDTARRQVHRDGVLLMLTRKEFAVLELLAARADQAVPRADLIEKCWDEMTEPNSNVVEVLVSQLRRKLGDPPLIHTVRGVGYRLAPPGSGVGGRG
- a CDS encoding sensor histidine kinase, with the protein product MTAAARIRRLRRRLTALFSLTSAIGLIGLAAFAIHTDDNSWSDRLDDALTLQTRQATLLLSFDDNGRLDTQYLQDGTETDCPPVTVVTGTADQPTVSYTPRKPCIRAHTEDLEAVAAEAMREGSAVVVDARSDNGHRIRLLAEPYAGANGQSTAGAVVAADDTTGDRAAHRKLALLLVAGCAVLVALSAVAGHLLSGRAIRPALTALQQQEEFLADAAHDLRTPTASLRGLAETALRDDEHRTAALERTVRLASRMGDLIDGLLTRARLMAGVGTLASQPLRLDQLVEVVVDDVETGEHHVSVHTEPVVVVADPDLLRRAVANLLGNALLHGHAPGLPAEVDVTVAADGTVTIDDAGPGIPPALADSLFQRFHSGSGSTGLGLSIASWVAHAHSGTLDVGTNPRGGARFTLRLPPRTK